One window from the genome of Sphingomonas lacunae encodes:
- the groL gene encoding chaperonin GroEL (60 kDa chaperone family; promotes refolding of misfolded polypeptides especially under stressful conditions; forms two stacked rings of heptamers to form a barrel-shaped 14mer; ends can be capped by GroES; misfolded proteins enter the barrel where they are refolded when GroES binds): MAAKDVKFSRDARERILKGVDILADAVKVTLGPKGRNVVIDKSFGAPRITKDGVSVAKEIELKDKFENMGAQMLREVASKANDAAGDGTTTATVLAQAIVREGMKSVAAGMNPMDLKRGIDLAVGKVVEDLKGRSKPVAGSSEIAQVGIISANGDTVVGEKIAEAMEKVGKEGVITVEEAKGLDFELDVVEGMQFDRGYLSPYFVTNPEKMTVELENPYILIHEKKLSNLQSMLPILEAVVQSGRPLLIIAEDIEGEALATLVVNRLRGGLKVAAVKAPGFGDRRKAMLQDIAILTAGEMISEDLGIKLESVTLNMLGQAKRVSIDKDNTTIVDGAGDGDAIKGRVEQIRAQIETTTSDYDREKLQERLAKLAGGVAVIKVGGATEVEVKERKDRVDDALHATRAAVEEGIVPGGGTALLYATKALEGLKGINEDQTRGIDIVRKAITAPVKQIAQNAGHDGAVVAGNLLRENDETQGFNAATDTYENLVAAGVIDPTKVVRTALQDAASVAGLLITTEAAIAEMPEDKPAMPMGGGGMGGMGGMDF; this comes from the coding sequence ATGGCAGCCAAGGACGTCAAATTCAGCCGCGACGCGCGTGAACGCATCCTCAAGGGCGTCGACATCCTCGCCGACGCCGTCAAGGTCACGCTCGGCCCCAAGGGCCGCAATGTCGTGATCGACAAGAGCTTCGGCGCTCCCCGCATCACCAAGGACGGTGTCAGCGTCGCCAAGGAAATCGAACTCAAGGACAAGTTCGAAAACATGGGCGCGCAGATGCTGCGCGAAGTTGCCAGCAAGGCCAATGACGCCGCCGGTGACGGCACCACCACCGCCACTGTCCTCGCTCAGGCGATTGTCCGCGAAGGCATGAAGTCGGTTGCCGCCGGCATGAACCCGATGGATCTGAAGCGCGGCATCGACCTCGCCGTCGGCAAGGTTGTTGAAGACCTCAAGGGTCGTTCGAAGCCGGTTGCCGGTTCGTCGGAAATCGCCCAGGTCGGCATCATCTCGGCCAATGGTGACACGGTCGTCGGCGAAAAGATCGCCGAAGCGATGGAAAAGGTCGGCAAGGAAGGCGTGATCACCGTCGAGGAAGCCAAGGGCCTCGATTTCGAACTCGATGTCGTCGAAGGCATGCAGTTCGACCGCGGCTACCTGAGCCCCTATTTCGTCACCAACCCGGAAAAGATGACGGTCGAACTCGAAAACCCGTACATCCTGATCCACGAAAAGAAGCTGTCGAACCTGCAGTCGATGCTGCCGATCCTCGAAGCTGTGGTGCAGTCGGGCCGTCCGCTCCTGATCATCGCCGAAGACATTGAAGGTGAAGCGCTGGCGACCCTGGTCGTCAACCGTCTGCGCGGCGGCCTCAAGGTCGCTGCCGTCAAGGCTCCGGGCTTTGGTGACCGCCGCAAGGCCATGCTGCAGGATATCGCCATCCTGACCGCCGGTGAAATGATCAGCGAAGACCTCGGCATCAAGCTCGAGTCGGTGACGCTGAACATGCTCGGCCAAGCCAAGCGCGTGTCGATCGACAAGGACAACACCACCATCGTCGATGGCGCTGGTGATGGCGACGCGATCAAGGGCCGTGTCGAGCAGATCCGCGCCCAGATCGAAACCACGACCAGCGACTATGACCGCGAAAAGCTGCAAGAACGCCTTGCCAAGCTGGCTGGCGGCGTGGCCGTGATCAAGGTTGGCGGTGCGACCGAAGTCGAAGTGAAGGAGCGCAAGGACCGCGTCGATGACGCCCTCCATGCTACCCGCGCTGCGGTTGAGGAAGGCATCGTCCCTGGCGGCGGTACCGCTCTCCTCTATGCCACCAAGGCTCTCGAAGGCCTGAAGGGCATCAACGAAGACCAGACCCGCGGTATCGACATCGTCCGCAAGGCGATCACCGCTCCGGTCAAGCAGATTGCCCAGAACGCCGGCCATGACGGCGCGGTTGTTGCTGGCAACCTGTTGCGCGAAAATGACGAAACGCAGGGCTTCAACGCTGCCACTGACACTTACGAGAACCTCGTGGCTGCCGGCGTCATCGACCCGACCAAGGTTGTCCGCACCGCGCTGCAGGACGCTGCCTCGGTCGCAGGCCTGCTGATCACCACCGAAGCAGCCATCGCTGAAATGCCGGAAGACAAGCCGGCAATGCCGATGGGCGGCGGCGGCATGGGTGGCATGGGCGGCATGGACTTCTAA
- the groES gene encoding co-chaperone GroES — translation MSFRPLHDRVLVRRVEAEEKTAGGIIIPDSAKEKPQEGEVVAVGSGNKAEDGKVTPLDVKAGDRILFGKWSGTEVKLNGEDLLIMKESDILGIVG, via the coding sequence ATGAGCTTCCGTCCGTTGCACGATCGCGTGCTCGTTCGCCGTGTCGAAGCCGAAGAAAAGACGGCTGGCGGCATCATCATCCCCGACAGCGCCAAGGAAAAGCCGCAAGAGGGTGAAGTGGTTGCCGTTGGTTCGGGCAACAAGGCCGAAGACGGCAAGGTCACTCCGCTCGACGTCAAGGCCGGCGACCGTATCCTGTTCGGCAAGTGGTCGGGCACCGAGGTCAAGCTGAACGGCGAAGACCTGCTGATCATGAAGGAAAGCGACATTCTCGGTATCGTTGGCTGA
- a CDS encoding MATE family efflux transporter has protein sequence MRELPALLRLAGPLAAANLLQMAVYAVDVIFVARLGAGPLAAASLGVSIVSLLTWSLSGLVGAAAPVMAAELGQRRHAVREVRRTMRMGFWLAFIAGAAAMLLCLFAEPFMLATGQPPRLAAEAGGFVHLLMWCIIPGLIASLLRIFVSAMGRATIAMVITLIALLVNALGNWLLVFGNAGFPTMGLAGSAVASIITNLVMVAAYVAVIQTDRRFRRFHLFGRWWRIERTRLSELFRIGGPIGLTILAEAGLFSGAAFLMGRIGEVQLAAHTVALQIAAIAFQVPFGVAQAATIRVGLAYGARDHMAIARAGRTALFVGIGFMAMTACAIWLFPRALVSIYVDTSDPANALLVVLAVQYLAVAAAFQLFDGAQAVGAGALRGLQDTRTPMIMAVSGYWVVGYGCAIWLGFFTPLEGLGVWIGLAAGLVAVSAMLLSRWSMRARLGLLPA, from the coding sequence ATGCGCGAGCTGCCCGCCTTACTGCGCCTAGCCGGGCCGCTTGCTGCGGCAAACCTGTTGCAGATGGCGGTCTATGCGGTCGATGTCATCTTTGTCGCGCGTTTGGGTGCGGGGCCCTTGGCGGCAGCTTCGCTTGGCGTGTCGATCGTGAGCTTGCTGACGTGGAGCCTCAGTGGCCTGGTCGGAGCTGCAGCGCCGGTTATGGCGGCGGAACTTGGCCAGCGCCGTCACGCGGTGCGGGAAGTGCGGCGAACGATGCGCATGGGTTTCTGGCTCGCTTTCATCGCGGGGGCTGCTGCGATGCTGCTGTGCTTGTTTGCAGAGCCGTTCATGCTGGCGACGGGCCAGCCACCCCGGCTGGCGGCCGAGGCGGGAGGCTTTGTGCACCTGTTGATGTGGTGCATCATTCCCGGGCTTATCGCTTCATTGTTGCGGATATTTGTATCTGCGATGGGCAGGGCGACCATTGCCATGGTCATCACGCTGATCGCCCTGTTGGTCAATGCACTCGGCAACTGGTTGCTTGTATTCGGCAACGCTGGCTTTCCGACCATGGGTCTGGCCGGGTCGGCAGTGGCCAGCATCATAACCAATCTCGTCATGGTGGCTGCCTATGTTGCCGTCATTCAGACCGACAGGCGGTTCCGCCGCTTTCACCTGTTTGGCCGCTGGTGGCGGATTGAACGCACTCGCCTTTCCGAACTGTTCCGGATTGGCGGTCCCATCGGCTTGACCATCCTTGCTGAAGCGGGCCTGTTCAGCGGTGCCGCCTTTCTGATGGGCCGCATTGGTGAGGTGCAGCTGGCCGCTCACACGGTGGCGCTGCAGATAGCGGCCATCGCCTTTCAGGTCCCGTTTGGCGTTGCGCAGGCCGCCACCATCAGGGTTGGCTTGGCCTATGGCGCGCGCGATCACATGGCCATTGCACGGGCAGGGCGGACCGCCCTGTTCGTCGGTATCGGTTTCATGGCGATGACGGCATGTGCCATCTGGCTGTTCCCCCGGGCCCTGGTGTCCATCTATGTCGATACGAGTGACCCTGCCAATGCGCTGTTGGTCGTGCTTGCAGTGCAATATCTGGCTGTCGCCGCCGCCTTTCAGCTGTTCGACGGTGCTCAGGCTGTGGGCGCGGGCGCGCTGCGCGGTTTGCAGGATACGCGCACGCCGATGATCATGGCGGTCAGCGGATATTGGGTCGTTGGCTATGGTTGTGCGATATGGCTTGGCTTTTTCACGCCTTTGGAGGGTCTCGGAGTGTGGATTGGCCTCGCGGCAGGGCTGGTGGCGGTTTCGGCCATGTTACTCAGCCGTTGGTCGATGCGCGCCCGGCTGGGTCTGTTGCCTGCCTGA
- a CDS encoding acyltransferase family protein, with protein MLSPTHPLARQSRAPHRRLADHIGSRDNRIDQLRLYAALAVVLGHSWHIALGRDARPPLQDWTIFGFHSLAVHVFFFLSGLLVTESARRHISKPVSYVRKRALRILPALIVNAIAVPLILVAVGAWTGVGLAEMLRYALRLITMMSVQYEHPGAFAGLPFDAAINGSVWSLRHEVIVYALLIVASLAGALAHGWKRWAFLGFLLAYVLIGHAIAPFAKGGALYLLAEGRHVMFSFLLGVAAHQFADRVPLNPVVALPGIALLSTSILLENRMLAECGVIWLTCAATLLIAFPRGKAMQLPHDVSYGVYIWSWPIQQLTVFFALNWFGVTLSPMGLFTLCLGPLLLISLASWLWVERPALRWAQRQ; from the coding sequence ATGTTGAGCCCGACCCATCCCCTGGCGCGCCAGAGCCGCGCCCCGCACCGCCGCCTTGCCGATCATATCGGCAGCCGAGACAACCGTATTGACCAGCTACGACTGTATGCGGCTTTGGCGGTGGTGCTTGGGCACAGCTGGCATATTGCGCTCGGCCGTGATGCCCGCCCCCCTTTGCAGGACTGGACCATTTTCGGTTTCCACAGCCTGGCCGTCCATGTCTTCTTCTTCCTCTCCGGCCTGCTGGTCACAGAGAGCGCCCGTCGCCACATCAGCAAGCCTGTCAGCTATGTGCGAAAGCGCGCGCTGCGCATCCTGCCCGCGCTGATCGTCAACGCGATTGCGGTTCCACTCATCCTCGTCGCAGTGGGGGCATGGACAGGCGTTGGCCTGGCTGAGATGCTGCGTTACGCGCTTCGGCTCATCACCATGATGTCAGTGCAATATGAGCATCCCGGCGCCTTTGCTGGACTGCCATTTGATGCGGCGATCAACGGGTCAGTGTGGTCGCTGCGCCATGAGGTGATCGTCTATGCCCTGCTCATCGTCGCCAGCCTAGCCGGCGCGCTGGCGCATGGCTGGAAACGCTGGGCGTTCCTGGGCTTCCTGCTCGCCTATGTGCTCATTGGCCACGCCATCGCTCCCTTTGCCAAGGGCGGTGCACTCTATCTGCTCGCCGAGGGGCGGCATGTGATGTTCTCCTTCCTGCTTGGCGTGGCAGCGCACCAGTTCGCTGACAGGGTGCCGCTCAACCCGGTCGTCGCCCTGCCTGGCATTGCCCTGCTCTCAACCTCGATCCTGCTCGAAAACCGGATGCTGGCGGAATGCGGTGTAATCTGGCTGACCTGCGCCGCCACACTGCTGATCGCCTTTCCCCGCGGCAAGGCCATGCAACTCCCACATGATGTCAGCTATGGTGTTTACATCTGGTCATGGCCAATCCAGCAATTGACGGTGTTTTTCGCGCTCAACTGGTTCGGCGTCACGCTCTCGCCGATGGGCCTTTTCACCCTGTGCCTCGGCCCGCTGTTGCTGATTTCTCTCGCCTCATGGCTTTGGGTGGAGCGCCCGGCGCTGCGCTGGGCCCAGCGGCAGTGA
- the sppA gene encoding signal peptide peptidase SppA: protein MTETSPATAAATASAPRPIRRYTTGEVLRGIWRMLVGIKDMLALIFLLLFFFVLFGILSGKPNPATAFDEGALLLRLDGTVSEQPIPEDPFAALNGGAPIREYRRADIVHALETAATDDRVKLVVLDLDRFMGGGQVALGDIADAIGKVRAANKPVLAYATAYSDDAYLLASRASEIWTETSGGVMIAGPGGSRLYYKGLIDRLGVKANIYRVGTFKSAVEPFLRPDQSPEAEQASLAYASVLWEQWQERVKRARPNAALDSYIADPAAAMRANGNDMAKASKAAGLVDRIGTRLAFDRRVAALAGASDDDRPWKYDRIKLDDWVAANPPEESGERIAIVPVVGTIVDGRAEPGTAGGETIAQHILDAVADSSVKAIVLRVDSPGGSVLASERIRSALLEAKAKRLPIVVSMANVAASGGYWVATPADMILAEPDTITGSIGVFAVLPTFRQALGNVGVTTDGIATTPLSGQPDILGGTSPAFDALAQAGVEDIYARFTGLVATSRKLPIERVRELAEGRVWAGATARQLGLVDKFGGLDEAIAEAAKLAKLDPANVFGDYYEEEPDGFAQFLAGMGGPDEDEGDSAAPSGWFGQVAWLREARMAQVIGDVRRLMGSNGVQADCLECGDMMAPRAATAQDRAMIWRLLGL from the coding sequence ATGACTGAAACCAGCCCAGCCACAGCCGCCGCAACAGCCAGTGCCCCCCGCCCGATCCGCCGCTACACGACCGGAGAAGTGCTGCGCGGTATCTGGAGGATGCTGGTCGGCATCAAGGACATGCTGGCGCTGATCTTCCTGCTCCTGTTTTTCTTTGTCCTGTTCGGCATCCTGTCGGGCAAGCCCAATCCCGCCACCGCCTTTGACGAGGGCGCACTGCTGCTGCGCCTCGACGGCACTGTCAGTGAACAGCCGATTCCCGAGGATCCTTTCGCCGCGCTCAATGGCGGCGCGCCGATCAGGGAATATCGCCGGGCGGACATTGTCCATGCCCTCGAAACCGCGGCCACCGATGACCGGGTCAAGCTGGTCGTGCTGGATCTCGACCGGTTCATGGGCGGCGGTCAGGTGGCGCTGGGCGACATCGCCGATGCAATCGGCAAGGTGCGCGCGGCCAACAAACCAGTTCTGGCTTATGCCACCGCCTATAGCGACGACGCCTATCTCCTCGCCTCGCGCGCCAGCGAAATCTGGACCGAAACATCTGGCGGTGTGATGATCGCAGGGCCTGGCGGATCGCGCCTCTATTACAAGGGCCTGATTGACCGGCTGGGGGTCAAGGCGAACATCTATCGGGTCGGCACCTTCAAGAGCGCGGTCGAACCCTTCCTGCGCCCGGACCAGTCGCCCGAAGCGGAACAGGCCAGCCTCGCCTATGCCTCGGTGCTGTGGGAACAATGGCAGGAGCGGGTAAAGCGCGCACGGCCCAACGCCGCGCTCGATTCCTATATCGCTGATCCCGCCGCTGCCATGCGCGCCAATGGCAATGATATGGCCAAGGCGTCAAAGGCCGCCGGCCTGGTTGACCGCATTGGCACTCGGCTTGCCTTTGACCGGCGCGTCGCCGCACTCGCGGGCGCCAGTGATGATGACCGCCCGTGGAAGTACGACCGCATCAAGCTGGATGACTGGGTGGCGGCCAATCCGCCCGAGGAATCGGGCGAACGCATCGCCATTGTGCCCGTCGTCGGCACCATCGTCGATGGCCGCGCCGAGCCGGGCACGGCTGGTGGCGAAACCATCGCCCAGCACATTCTTGATGCCGTTGCCGACAGCAGCGTCAAGGCCATCGTCCTGCGCGTGGATTCTCCCGGCGGATCGGTCCTTGCCTCGGAACGCATCCGCTCCGCCCTGCTCGAAGCCAAGGCAAAGCGCCTGCCCATCGTCGTCTCGATGGCCAACGTCGCCGCGTCGGGCGGCTATTGGGTCGCCACCCCTGCCGACATGATTTTGGCAGAGCCGGACACAATCACCGGTTCGATCGGCGTCTTCGCCGTGCTGCCGACATTCCGGCAGGCGCTGGGCAATGTCGGTGTCACCACCGACGGCATTGCCACCACACCACTTTCGGGCCAGCCGGACATATTGGGCGGCACATCCCCAGCCTTTGACGCGCTGGCACAGGCCGGAGTGGAGGATATCTACGCCCGCTTCACCGGACTCGTCGCCACGTCCCGCAAACTTCCCATTGAGCGGGTGCGCGAACTGGCCGAGGGCCGCGTCTGGGCCGGTGCCACCGCGCGCCAGCTCGGATTGGTCGACAAATTCGGCGGACTTGATGAAGCGATTGCCGAAGCGGCAAAACTGGCCAAGCTCGATCCCGCCAATGTCTTTGGCGACTATTATGAGGAAGAACCCGACGGCTTCGCCCAATTCCTCGCGGGCATGGGCGGTCCTGACGAGGATGAGGGTGACAGCGCCGCACCCTCGGGCTGGTTCGGTCAGGTCGCCTGGCTGCGCGAAGCGCGCATGGCACAGGTCATTGGTGATGTCCGCCGCCTGATGGGCAGCAACGGTGTTCAGGCGGATTGTCTTGAGTGCGGAGACATGATGGCGCCGCGTGCCGCCACTGCGCAAGACAGGGCGATGATCTGGCGCCTGCTGGGGCTCTGA
- a CDS encoding trimeric intracellular cation channel family protein, which translates to MTALSQAASVAIEALPLLDMVGTAVFALSGALAAARQRQTLVTFSFFALVTGVGGGTMRDLMIGAPVFWVHADWVPLTCLAMAFLVWFTPERWWAGPRGDYRALDWADAIGLAAYAVFGTAKALSYGIGPLPAALMGVITACVGGILRDVLAGRPSIIIRPELYVTAAALSAGLFAALLAFGMMWQPAALIATLAGFILRALAIHKGLALPAYRR; encoded by the coding sequence ATGACCGCCCTGTCGCAGGCGGCAAGTGTCGCCATTGAGGCTTTGCCCTTGCTCGACATGGTCGGCACTGCCGTATTCGCCCTGTCCGGCGCGCTGGCAGCGGCACGGCAGCGACAGACGCTGGTGACGTTCAGCTTTTTTGCCCTGGTCACCGGGGTGGGGGGCGGCACGATGCGCGATCTGATGATCGGTGCGCCGGTGTTCTGGGTGCATGCGGACTGGGTTCCGCTGACCTGTCTTGCCATGGCTTTTTTGGTCTGGTTCACGCCTGAACGCTGGTGGGCCGGCCCCCGTGGCGATTATCGAGCGCTCGACTGGGCTGATGCCATCGGGCTCGCCGCCTATGCCGTATTCGGTACTGCCAAGGCCCTGTCCTATGGCATCGGGCCGCTGCCGGCCGCGCTTATGGGTGTCATCACGGCCTGCGTCGGTGGCATATTGCGCGATGTGCTGGCGGGCCGCCCGTCAATTATCATCCGCCCCGAACTTTATGTGACGGCTGCCGCGCTCAGTGCCGGGCTGTTTGCCGCGCTGCTTGCCTTTGGCATGATGTGGCAACCTGCTGCGCTGATCGCGACCCTGGCCGGATTCATCCTCAGGGCGCTGGCTATCCACAAGGGGCTGGCCCTGCCGGCCTATCGGCGCTGA
- a CDS encoding YoaK family protein — MKQLNETMLGIAVALAALAGLVDAIAFLSLGGFFASFMSGNSTRLAIGAAGNWQEAGIAASLILAFLGGVIGGTLLGRRMGARRKAVTLGAVAALIALAALIAHPGDLFPALLLAMAMGAVNTLFERDGEVAVGLTYMTGTLVRLGQTLARWIDRDPDTAIDDWMRHLMLWAGFLGGGLTGVGLYWRIDLHALWLAVVTAAALGWWLWPRAKGPVRPEPDALPKVDDASSD, encoded by the coding sequence GTGAAGCAACTCAACGAAACCATGCTCGGCATTGCCGTCGCGCTTGCCGCCCTGGCGGGTTTGGTCGATGCCATTGCCTTCCTCTCGCTCGGCGGATTTTTTGCCAGTTTCATGTCGGGCAACAGCACCCGGCTTGCCATCGGTGCCGCCGGCAACTGGCAGGAAGCGGGCATTGCCGCTTCGCTGATCCTTGCCTTCCTTGGCGGCGTGATCGGCGGGACATTGCTCGGCCGTCGCATGGGCGCACGTCGGAAAGCGGTGACGCTGGGTGCTGTCGCAGCCCTGATCGCCCTTGCCGCGCTCATCGCCCATCCCGGAGACCTCTTCCCCGCCTTGCTCCTCGCCATGGCGATGGGCGCGGTCAATACGCTGTTCGAACGCGATGGCGAGGTAGCGGTTGGCCTGACCTACATGACCGGTACGCTGGTCAGACTGGGTCAGACCCTCGCCCGCTGGATCGACCGGGACCCAGACACCGCCATTGATGATTGGATGCGGCATCTGATGCTATGGGCCGGTTTCCTTGGTGGAGGCCTGACCGGTGTTGGCCTTTATTGGCGGATTGACCTGCACGCGTTGTGGCTGGCCGTCGTCACCGCTGCCGCCCTTGGCTGGTGGCTCTGGCCCCGTGCAAAGGGCCCGGTCAGGCCTGAGCCGGACGCGTTACCCAAAGTGGATGACGCCAGCAGCGATTGA
- a CDS encoding DUF2314 domain-containing protein yields MSLTTFLLVVIGLVLAVLIWRSLQPVAGIVFPKDDPALQAAKAEARASLPQFWSAFDARHPDDSEFGLKVNLKPGEPDGELIWALDIERNGERISGILGNRPVDRAYAEGQRVEIDPAAIVDWCYFRDGVAQGHFTTRAMFPHMPARMVAEGKAALGWA; encoded by the coding sequence ATGTCGCTGACTACATTTCTGTTGGTCGTCATTGGCCTTGTCCTTGCCGTTCTGATCTGGCGTTCATTGCAACCCGTGGCAGGCATTGTTTTCCCCAAGGATGACCCTGCCTTGCAGGCAGCCAAGGCGGAGGCGCGAGCCAGCCTGCCGCAGTTCTGGAGCGCCTTTGATGCACGCCATCCTGACGACAGCGAGTTTGGTCTGAAGGTCAATCTGAAGCCCGGTGAACCGGATGGTGAACTGATCTGGGCGCTCGATATCGAGCGCAATGGTGAGCGGATCAGCGGCATTCTCGGTAATCGCCCGGTCGACAGGGCCTATGCCGAAGGGCAGCGGGTCGAGATTGATCCTGCCGCGATTGTTGACTGGTGCTATTTCCGAGATGGGGTGGCGCAAGGCCATTTCACCACCCGGGCGATGTTCCCGCACATGCCGGCGCGGATGGTGGCTGAGGGCAAGGCTGCACTTGGCTGGGCGTGA
- a CDS encoding PepSY domain-containing protein, which produces MITMRRLARWHIWLGWLIGVPLLLWTFSGLWMVARPIEEVRGTDLRSEPARLPAITAPVLPATEARPVERIELVQRVDGPVWIVRFAGGDARAASVASGRMLPRIDAALARRIADAALAEPSAVVGASAFAAVDAPLELRRDRSSWQVRYADGVHVYVDALTGEVLAVRTGQWRWFDLMWGLHIMDLQTREDTHHPLLIGFAALAFAGSLMGVVLLFWRRKARVRGAGTKG; this is translated from the coding sequence ATGATCACCATGCGTCGCCTCGCCCGCTGGCACATCTGGCTCGGCTGGTTGATCGGCGTGCCTTTGCTGTTGTGGACATTTTCGGGTCTGTGGATGGTCGCGCGGCCGATTGAAGAGGTGCGCGGGACGGATTTGCGGTCGGAGCCTGCGCGATTGCCAGCCATCACCGCGCCGGTGTTGCCTGCCACCGAAGCCAGACCGGTCGAACGGATTGAACTGGTCCAGCGGGTCGATGGCCCGGTATGGATCGTTCGCTTTGCCGGTGGCGATGCGCGGGCTGCCAGCGTGGCAAGCGGGCGGATGTTGCCCCGCATTGACGCGGCGTTGGCGCGGCGGATTGCGGATGCCGCCTTGGCCGAGCCTTCTGCTGTGGTCGGCGCGAGTGCCTTTGCCGCCGTTGATGCGCCGCTGGAACTGCGCAGGGACCGTTCGTCATGGCAAGTCCGCTATGCCGATGGTGTGCATGTCTATGTCGATGCGCTGACCGGGGAAGTGCTGGCTGTCCGGACAGGTCAGTGGCGCTGGTTCGACCTGATGTGGGGCCTGCACATCATGGATTTGCAGACACGCGAGGATACGCATCATCCGTTGCTGATCGGCTTTGCCGCGCTCGCTTTTGCGGGATCATTGATGGGAGTGGTTTTGTTGTTTTGGCGTCGCAAGGCTCGTGTTCGGGGTGCCGGAACCAAAGGCTGA
- a CDS encoding type II toxin-antitoxin system RelE/ParE family toxin, whose protein sequence is MRNVVVLPVVWRENAAQALDEIVDYISQFDEGAADRLEAQALDCSRNLPHFPHAYRAGRVEGTREAVFHPNYILVYRVGESDDRNNQCHAYAPTLSGRLAEVLAG, encoded by the coding sequence GTGAGAAACGTCGTCGTGCTGCCCGTCGTATGGCGTGAAAATGCGGCGCAGGCGCTGGACGAAATCGTTGATTATATTTCGCAATTTGATGAAGGCGCGGCGGACAGGCTCGAAGCACAGGCCTTAGACTGCTCACGCAATTTGCCGCATTTTCCCCACGCCTACCGAGCGGGCCGGGTTGAAGGCACACGTGAAGCGGTGTTCCATCCCAACTACATCCTCGTCTATCGGGTCGGTGAGTCAGATGATCGAAATAATCAATGTCATGCATACGCGCCGACTCTATCCGGCCGATTAGCAGAGGTGTTGGCCGGATGA
- a CDS encoding type II toxin-antitoxin system RelB family antitoxin: protein MTKLSPIVSEFETKEEAAAYDAWFRAKVEASLADTRPLIPHEEVVARLAAGREKRRRAARRMA from the coding sequence ATGACCAAGCTCTCGCCCATCGTCTCGGAGTTCGAGACCAAGGAAGAGGCCGCCGCCTACGACGCATGGTTTCGTGCCAAGGTTGAGGCCTCGCTTGCCGACACTCGTCCATTGATTCCGCATGAGGAGGTGGTGGCCCGATTGGCAGCAGGTCGTGAGAAACGTCGTCGTGCTGCCCGTCGTATGGCGTGA